In Carassius carassius unplaced genomic scaffold, fCarCar2.1 SCAFFOLD_84, whole genome shotgun sequence, one genomic interval encodes:
- the ears2 gene encoding probable glutamate--tRNA ligase, mitochondrial isoform X1 yields the protein MFCVLRKVCWRRPGARRGVCTRHPTPAPRVRFAPSPTGFLHLGGLRTALYNYLFSRQRGGAFLLRLEDTDRSRLVPGATDDIEDMLEWAGIPPDESCRRGGDYGPYVQSERLQLYSQAASTLLQTGHAYYCFCSNQRLDLLKRDAQRSGQVPRYDNRCREVPPEQVQQKLAQGTPCVIRFKLDSGAEVFQDLIFGWTRHDPAAAEGDPVILKADGFPTYHLASVVDDHHMNISHVLRGSEWLISTSKHLQLFRALRWTPPAYAHLPLLLNRDGTKLSKRQGDIFVQRFREQGVLPETLLDIVTHAGSGFSDNRIGRRLDELVCEFNISKITTHSALLDLDKLDEFNRVHLQHRIEDEEHCAVLLDELRQQVLHTHGSRISDRSVLEPHYMQRVLQLRKGHVCSLRELLDHTHTYLWIRPKVTRQQLQEVSTEVDDITAAVMQLVASSGSFLSTEHLNSELKLIASRLKNTKYSGAMRVLRLALSAQQQGPSVAEMMVSLGEQEVCVRLQKALEANTP from the exons ATGTTTTGTGTTTTGAGGAAGGTGTGCTGGAGGAGACCCGGGGCGCGCAGAGGCGTGTGCACGAGACACCCCACGCCCGCGCCACGCGTCCGCTTCGCTCCGAGTCCCACAG GGTTTCTGCATCTCGGCGGTCTGCGCACAGCGCTCTATAACTACTTGTTCAGCAGGCAGCGTGGCGGGGCCTTCCTCCTGCGTCTGGAGGACACGGACCGGAGCCGGCTGGTCCCCGGAGCCACAGACGATATAGAGGACATGCTGGAGtgggcag GCATCCCGCCGGACGAAAGCTGCCGCAGAGGAGGGGATTATGGGCCGTATGTTCAGTCCGAGCGACTGCAGCTCTACTCACAGGCGGCATCTACTCTCCTGCAGACGGGACACGCCTACTACTGCTTCTGCTCCAATCAGAGGCTGGATCTGCTGAAGAGAGACGCCCAGCGCAGCGGACAGGTGCCGCG GTATGATAACCGCTGTCGAGAGGTGCCGCCGGAGCAGGTGCAGCAAAAGCTGGCTCAGGGGACTCCGTGTGTGATCCGCTTCAAGCTGGACTCAGGTGCAGAGGTTTTCCAGGACCTGATCTTTGGCTGGACACGGCACGATCCGGCAGCAGCGGAGGGGGATCCGGTCATCCTGAAGGCTGACGGCTTCCCCACCTATCACCTTGCCAGTGTGGTGGACGACCATCACATGAACATCAGTCATGTGCTGCGCGGCTCTGAATGGCTGATCTCCACCTCCAAACACCTGCAGCTGTTCCGCGCACTGCGCTGGACGCCACCCGCTTACGCACACCTGCCACTGCTGCTCAACCGCGATGGCACTAAGCTGTCCAAGAGACAAGGAGACATCTTCGTCCAGCGCTTCAGAGAGCAGGGTGTGCTGCCCGAGACCCTGCTGGACATAGTCACTCACGCTGGATCCGGCTTCAGTG aTAATCGGATCGGTCGGCGTCTGGATGAATTAGTTTGTGAGTTTAACATTTCCAAGATCACGACGCACTCTGCTCTGCTGGATCTGGACAAACTAGACGAGTTCAACAG ggttcATCTGCAGCACAGGATCGAGGATGAGGAGCATTGTGCTGTGCTCCTGGATGAGCTGCGTCAGCAGGTTCTTCACACACACGGCTCTCGGATCAGCGACCGCTCCGTCCTGGAGCCACACTACATGCAGAGAGTCCTGCAGCTGCGCAAG ggtcacGTCTGCTCGCTGCGAGAGCTACTCGATCACACTCATACATACCTGTGGATCCGGCCGAAAGTCACGCGTCAGCAGCTGCAGGAAGTGAGCACTGAGGTGGATGACATCACAGCAGCAGTCATGca GCTGGTGGCATCCAGTGGCTCATTCCTGtccacagagcatctgaactctGAGCTCAAGCTGATCGCCAGCAGACTGAAGAACACCAAATACAGCGGAGCGATGAGAGTGCTGAGACTCGCTCTGAGTGCAcaacag cagggtCCCAGTGTGGCAGAGATGATGGTTTCTCTGGGAGAACAGGAGGTGTGTGTTCGTCTTCAGAAAGCTCTGGAAGCAAACACACCGTGA
- the ears2 gene encoding probable glutamate--tRNA ligase, mitochondrial isoform X2 yields MFCVLRKVCWRRPGARRGVCTRHPTPAPRVRFAPSPTGFLHLGGLRTALYNYLFSRQRGGAFLLRLEDTDRSRLVPGATDDIEDMLEWAGIPPDESCRRGGDYGPYVQSERLQLYSQAASTLLQTGHAYYCFCSNQRLDLLKRDAQRSGQVPRYDNRCREVPPEQVQQKLAQGTPCVIRFKLDSGAEVFQDLIFGWTRHDPAAAEGDPVILKADGFPTYHLASVVDDHHMNISHVLRGSEWLISTSKHLQLFRALRWTPPAYAHLPLLLNRDGTKLSKRQGDIFVQRFREQGVLPETLLDIVTHAGSGFSDNRIGRRLDELVCEFNISKITTHSALLDLDKLDEFNRVHLQHRIEDEEHCAVLLDELRQQVLHTHGSRISDRSVLEPHYMQRVLQLRKGHVCSLRELLDHTHTYLWIRPKVTRQQLQEVSTEVDDITAAVMQLVASSGSFLSTEHLNSELKLIASRLKNTKYSGAMRVLRLALSAQQGPSVAEMMVSLGEQEVCVRLQKALEANTP; encoded by the exons ATGTTTTGTGTTTTGAGGAAGGTGTGCTGGAGGAGACCCGGGGCGCGCAGAGGCGTGTGCACGAGACACCCCACGCCCGCGCCACGCGTCCGCTTCGCTCCGAGTCCCACAG GGTTTCTGCATCTCGGCGGTCTGCGCACAGCGCTCTATAACTACTTGTTCAGCAGGCAGCGTGGCGGGGCCTTCCTCCTGCGTCTGGAGGACACGGACCGGAGCCGGCTGGTCCCCGGAGCCACAGACGATATAGAGGACATGCTGGAGtgggcag GCATCCCGCCGGACGAAAGCTGCCGCAGAGGAGGGGATTATGGGCCGTATGTTCAGTCCGAGCGACTGCAGCTCTACTCACAGGCGGCATCTACTCTCCTGCAGACGGGACACGCCTACTACTGCTTCTGCTCCAATCAGAGGCTGGATCTGCTGAAGAGAGACGCCCAGCGCAGCGGACAGGTGCCGCG GTATGATAACCGCTGTCGAGAGGTGCCGCCGGAGCAGGTGCAGCAAAAGCTGGCTCAGGGGACTCCGTGTGTGATCCGCTTCAAGCTGGACTCAGGTGCAGAGGTTTTCCAGGACCTGATCTTTGGCTGGACACGGCACGATCCGGCAGCAGCGGAGGGGGATCCGGTCATCCTGAAGGCTGACGGCTTCCCCACCTATCACCTTGCCAGTGTGGTGGACGACCATCACATGAACATCAGTCATGTGCTGCGCGGCTCTGAATGGCTGATCTCCACCTCCAAACACCTGCAGCTGTTCCGCGCACTGCGCTGGACGCCACCCGCTTACGCACACCTGCCACTGCTGCTCAACCGCGATGGCACTAAGCTGTCCAAGAGACAAGGAGACATCTTCGTCCAGCGCTTCAGAGAGCAGGGTGTGCTGCCCGAGACCCTGCTGGACATAGTCACTCACGCTGGATCCGGCTTCAGTG aTAATCGGATCGGTCGGCGTCTGGATGAATTAGTTTGTGAGTTTAACATTTCCAAGATCACGACGCACTCTGCTCTGCTGGATCTGGACAAACTAGACGAGTTCAACAG ggttcATCTGCAGCACAGGATCGAGGATGAGGAGCATTGTGCTGTGCTCCTGGATGAGCTGCGTCAGCAGGTTCTTCACACACACGGCTCTCGGATCAGCGACCGCTCCGTCCTGGAGCCACACTACATGCAGAGAGTCCTGCAGCTGCGCAAG ggtcacGTCTGCTCGCTGCGAGAGCTACTCGATCACACTCATACATACCTGTGGATCCGGCCGAAAGTCACGCGTCAGCAGCTGCAGGAAGTGAGCACTGAGGTGGATGACATCACAGCAGCAGTCATGca GCTGGTGGCATCCAGTGGCTCATTCCTGtccacagagcatctgaactctGAGCTCAAGCTGATCGCCAGCAGACTGAAGAACACCAAATACAGCGGAGCGATGAGAGTGCTGAGACTCGCTCTGAGTGCAcaacag ggtCCCAGTGTGGCAGAGATGATGGTTTCTCTGGGAGAACAGGAGGTGTGTGTTCGTCTTCAGAAAGCTCTGGAAGCAAACACACCGTGA